CTTCTTTGCCTCCAAAGTCAAGAAGTTAGTATATGcgattttcttctctcttttttcttttttttttcttcatgtTGTTATGCATAAAAAGCACTCATTTTGCATGTCTAGAACCTGAGTCGTTGGAATAATGTATAAAACCAATGGCTAAATCATTGAGCATGCGTTTGAATAGAAGGATATGAAGgttagattttaaatgttattcatATTGGATCATGTATTGAAATTTTTCTCATGATTTTTAACATATTGGCAATGAATTTAGAATCTTCAAACATATATCGACGATCAAATGGATTTGAAATGATGCATTTAAACTCGCACGATTCAGTTTCAAACATATATACCACGAATCAACTCGTGATTTCCTAcgaattaattataaatttattctcTTAGGAACTAAATTTAAGAATATTGAGCTGAAGGAGTTCTTGATTTGACTTGAAACCAGGTATGGTTCCATATTCAAGAGTCACATACTAGGATGTCCTTGTGTGATGATTTCAAGTCCAGAGGCAGCAAAAGTTGTGTTGGTGTCCAAATCTCATCTCTTCAAGCCCACGTTTCCGGCTAGCAAAGAGAGAATGATAGGCAAGCAAGCCATATTCTTCCAGCAAGGAGAATACCACACCAAGCTCAGGAAACTGGTCCTCCGAGCATTCATGCCCGAGTCCATCAAAAACATCGTATCACACATCGAGTCTTTAGCCGTTGGATCCCTGGAATCATGGGAGGGAAAATTGATAACCACTTATCAAGAAATGAAAACAGTATGTCCTGCTTATTAATTAATACATGCACATTTCTTGAACAAAACAAAAGGGGGCCGGGAAAGATCTCGGAAAAAACAGAGTTACCCTCTTTTTGGCTCGCAATATTTCAAATCTTGACTCTCAAATTGGTTCTTGCAGTACACGTTCAACGTGGCGTTAATTTCAATATTTGGAAAAGACGAAGTTCTGTACAGAGAAGATCTAAAGAGGTGCTATTACATTCTTGAAAAAGGGTACAATTCGATGCCAATCAACGTCCCCGGAACACTTTTTTACAAAGCAATGAAAGCTAGGAAGGAATTGGACAAAATCTTGGACAAAATCTTGTCACTCAGGCGACAAACGAAAAGCGACCACGTCGATTTGCTCGAATCATTCATGGGAGAGGCCGTAGGTCTAACAGATGAACAGATCGCGGACAATATCATCGGTGTCATATTCGCAGCTCGAGACACCACTGCTAGTGTCCTAACATGGATTCTAAAGTTCCTTGCTGAAAATCCAAGTGTTCTTCAAGCTGTCACCGTAAGAATTCTAATGCAATCTTATCTGTTACACGATTCGATCGATTTCTTGTGCACAATCGTTTACATATCTTAACTTTACAGGAAGAGCAAGAGGCCATTATGAAGTACAAAGAAGAGAAGTTACTGAGTTGGGCAGATACCAAGAAAATGCCAATCACTACAAGGGTTATTCAAGAAACACTACGAGTTGCGTCTATTCTGTCTTTTACGTTCAGAGAAACTGTTGAAGATGTAGAATTTAATGGTGAGTTTATTTAATCATTCGGGCAAAAAAAAAGATACCCTTTCGAAATCTTGAACATTTGTCCTAAGGCATTTTTTCCCATAAACTAACTTGCAGGATACCTTATTCCCAAAGGATGGAAAGTATTACCACTCTTCAGAAACATTCATCATAGTCCAGACAATTTCCAGGAACCTGAGAAATTTGATCCTTCAAGATTTGAGGTAAAAATTATATTACAAAAAAGAGAAAACCACCACTTCTTTGCACGTGAATTTtcataaattttcaaaaaaattcattgttttttttttaaaaaatatttttttatatatatattaaaaacttGGCACGTCTCTATCTTTCCATGATTCGAGGGTTTTAACGTATCTATCCAATTTGATTTAACAGGTTGCTCCCAAACCCAACAGTTTCATGCCATTTGGTAGTGGGACCCACTCATGTCCTGGGAATGAGTTAGCCAAACTGGAGACACTGGTCCTTGTGCACCACCTCACCACCAAGTACAGGTGAGTCATGAGTGTCTGTCTTCTGAATTAAATGAGTTAGCTCGAGAGGATAtctcatattattatatattactaCGAGTCGATCTGATTTATatctgtaataaaataattttaatgtttataaattaaatcgaaGATTTGTCTCATAAGATTATAAAACaacttttttaatatttaatccaAAGAATTCTTATGCCGGCCAATTCTATATATTTTATCTAATCTCAAAATCATTATCATGTGGGCAGTCTAGGTTTAATTGACATGCATGGtctttaatcatatcatattatatgTGTAATCAATTATATCCTGAGTAATTGTAAAGGACACTTGTCATTCATTCAAATATATGAAAATATGTACATAGCGACAACCTAGTCCATTCACAAACAGTTCAATTCTAACAGGTGGATAATATCATAGACGACGACAAGTCAAATCTTGTCACATGCAATTTCATCGTATTAGTTTGTTGTTTGGGTTTAAATTATTTACACAAGAAACGCAATAAAAAACAACATAATAAtcgatttatatataataatctaGTTTGATGTATGCTGCAGGTGGTCTACAATTTATTCAGAGCATGGAATTCAGTATGGACCCTTTGCTCTTCCCCAGGATGGTTTGCCAATCAAGCTCACTCGCAAAATTGTTGGACGCAAAATGGTATCCAACAATTTTGCCCGAACATAAATATTCCTAAATATGGAAAGAATAATattgaagaaaatattttgtattttctTCAAGTATGATGGAGAAAAATacagaaggaaaaaaaaacccACAAACCAGAAGAAGATTTCTGGTGGAAAAAGGGTGAAGGAAAGTCAAAAGTGCATATATTTGTAATAggattaaaataattcaagggTAGGAAAGAATGgatctttttcttttttattattaaaaaattagacaATATATTAATATGtaaaagtcaataaataagAACCTCACTTCAAGTACGTATCAATTTTGCTGCCTAGTTTGCATATTGTATGcgtcatcaataaaaaaaaaaaatagctttGTATGCACGTGTTATGTCGGTTTTTATAagttttttttacatttttttttacaaaaatttaattttgcaTGCAAACAAAGAAAAGAAACAGAGGGATGAAAAAAGGGAtatattttaaagattttaaaaattacataaaaacaCTGTTTTGTATGTATTACATATGAAATAGATATAAACAATTAACCAGTGTTTTTGGAGTATCAGTTATATTTGATTCAACCCCTAATTTCAAATCAGAGCCACTTAATCTtagtttattatattttttatttatataattttagttTGTTTAATACGAAAATATATAATCATTATTTTACTTTTGTTACATGttgaatataaattataatatattttaatttgttgTAATATGTTATGCttctaaatattattaatataaaattagaaattaactttcgataatttattaatttttaaatattttttattacgtagtgattcaaataataaaattatatatatttttaaagaatTCAACCAAGATTGGTCTCTTTTCTGTTCTGACAGCCTCTTCTGTTCTGCGCTCACTCTCAAATTTGAATTGGTCTCTTTCACAAATGAGCATGTTACGTGTGTATTATagatcattttaaaatttgactATTTAACCAAATTTAATGGCCGAGAAATTAGAAAAAATCGCCCTAGttttgataaataaattataatgatttttttttatcaaaattatattttattagagGACAAACACAAAATTATGAAACTTTAAATATgtgataaaacaaaaaaaaaaaatagtaacaCATAAAATTATAAGGAAATGTGcttgtttttattaaattaaattatttaaataaaagtggCTACTTGTGACGTTCCTTCACAATCAAAACATACATCACAAACAAAGCAACACGTTTCTTATACTATCTATtaaaataatggcaaaaacttgtgtgagacggtctcacggatcttatttgtgagacagatctcttatttgggtcacccatgaaaaagtatcactttttatgctaagagtattactttttattgtgaatatgggtagagttgacccgtctcatagattatgatccgtgagacggtctcacatgagactcactctaaaatAATTGAAGATGATAAAGTTAATAAACCTTATGAAAAGAATAAAATTAGATGCCAAAAATGGAAAGGAGTCTTTAACAAGGCTTGATCAGCAACGAGTATGACATTAACATTTGCTGATTTTAGTCATAAAATTACTCAATCTATAgctttaacatattaaattacTTGAGAAAATctataacaatttaaaatcgtttgaataaaattttgtttatgAGTATTTATCAATctcattcaaaatgaaaaacaataaaaataaaattaagagaATAATGAATTTTACCAAAATCAAAACCACAATGTACTTATATAGAATACATAcaaatttcaaataaaattatcttaatttacTAAATTGTCATAATAATGTTAAAATAAAACCGTTAAAACTTGTTACTAAGTTAAATATGACTTGTGCTTTTGCTAACTTTTAACCCCCTGTGGATTTTATTTAACtttctatgttttttttaaatacatattataaataattaattttatatcataatcaatcatttataaattaatattggTGATTAATAATTTCagtgaaataaatttttttaacagaatatcactcaaataaatatgtgtagtaaaacacatatataaaataatatgtaaTCGAAAATGATATGCTGCTCACCCCTTGGTGAGCGTTCCGTGGGCGACAGCTCATGtgcattttcttttaaaaaataaaaaaataaaataacgtttagcgacggtttttataatccgtcgctaatagcgacggattataaaaaccgtcgctaaacaaAATCGATTCCCCCCCTCAACACAGCAAAGTTTGAGAGAAACACAACACAGAAAAGTGATAATAACAGCCCTCATATGTAATACTcagttaaaaatatcatatgtaaaattgtaatatataacaaatgataataaattatcaatataattcatatttattataatgattatattaattaaaaaaattatcaggattatatcataaatttagtTAAAAAGTAGAAAGTAATTTTCATTCTTTTTAATTTatcattactttttatttataTGAATAAAGTTGAAATAGATCAGACTAATCAAATTATActgtaaataaaatataatattttttttttttttgcaaaaaatcATATAGAATCTACATGAACTCAATGTTCATTTTCATTGGAAAAGTATCATAAGATAAATGATATTTACTGACATGATTTTAATAAAACTTGTAGAAAATTATAAGCTTGAGATATATATTaagatattaattaaatatcataatttaataaaataaagtgtaatattaaattattttgtaatatttatcgttaattcaaccaaataataaaaataaggttattatCATTTTCAATCACAAtccttaaatatatttttctcaaatAATTTACAACACGTTATTAATTCAGTTAAATTATAGTAATATTAATCGAGTTATACCTGATCACAAATCAAATGATCTCATCCGAAAGCAAACCAATATACTATCCTAATCACACTTTACCTCAACTATTTCATCATGACAAATTTTGAGTGGAGGTGATAACGACAATCATTTACCCACACATATGCTCCGTTGAGttgcaacaacaacaacaattagtaataataataataattattattattattattattattattagtaatcATGACTTAGTTAATGTGGTGTGTGGTACatgaataatatttaaacaacatgaacaattttgaaatttaaaaatgagGTTAAAAGTTCTTGTCTTCTTGATGTaacaaaactaaaataaatataaactaATATATAATTCGGAAGATGAGAACTTAAAATGactatcaaaataaataatcgAAAACTAATATAATCTCATAATTTTGTGAAAGatgataaatttattaaatagattAACCGAACTGTAAAAAAGATGAAGGAAAAGAAATGGTAACAAAACACGAACCAtcgataaattaaattaattaaatcaaagaaACTAACGTAACATCAAATAATTAAGTTAAAAAACTAATAGAAGGAGGAAAATAGATAATCACTAAAAGATCTCATGCATTAAACAAATTTTGTGAAAAGTGAACCGaatctaaaaaataataattcggAAGAGGAGAACTTAAAATTACTATCAAAATAAATCATTGGAAACTAATATAATCTCAAAGAtgataaatttattatatagaTTAACCGAACTGTAAAAAAGACGAAAGAAAAAAATAGTAACAAAACACGAACTGTCGATaaattaaactaattaaatcaaataaactaACGTAACATCAAATAATTAAGTCAAAAAACTCATAGAATGAGGAAAATAGATaattactaaaataaaatgaaacacTAAAAGATCCAATGCATTaaacaaattaatgtaataaaaataaaatacatatacaCTATATAGATTGGATAGAAGAGCTCAAAATAACCATCAAAATAAATCTTTAGAGACCAAGATATAATCTTTAAATTTTGTGAAAAGTAACAAGAATTAACCGAactctgaaaaaaaaaacaagaaaaagcCATGTAGAACTGCAAGACGGAAAAAATAGGAATGAATTCAATGTTTTCAATGAATATTAATGctcatatattaataataagtaATTAGTTATAGTTATTTAAGACGAGCAAGTAAATTACAAGTTAACCCATATAAGAATACAATTTGTTAAGCTAGATAAAGAAGGACATATAGAGAAATTCACAAttaaaaatgatatatttatatttaaaataaaataaaataataagtaGATAGTTATAgttatttaaaacaaacaaaGAAATTACAACTTAACCCATATAAGAATATAACTTGCTAAGCTAGATAAAAAAAGACATATAGggaaattcacaattgaaagtggtatatttatatatatatatatatatcaaaactaaTATACAATTTTGATATCATGCACATCTACCGTACACACCTTTGTGATCAccaatgaggtgtcactcacccattggatgcataaattttctatatttcatcacatccaatgggtgagtgacacatCATTAGAGCTCACaaaggtgtgcacggtaggtgtgcaggatatcaaaactaatatacaattttgatatcctgcacatCTACCGTACACACCTTTGTGATCAccaatgaggtgtcactcacccattggatgcataaattttctatatttcatcacatccaatgggtgagtgacacatCATTGGAGCCACaaaggtgtgcacggtaggtgtgcaggatatcaaaactatatatatatatatagaactcAAACGAAGAATGAAAGCTATCCATGTCCTCTTATATTTTACTGCAAATGGGCCAAAGAGAGATTAGGTTCAATTTGTTTGAGCCCATAAAAGAAACCTAAAAAGTTGTCTCCATTACTGAATCAggaaaaaaagataaaaacCGAACCACCATTTAGCATAAAACAGATAACATGGACAACTTCGAAAACCTACAGGAACTATAAAATATTATtc
This genomic interval from Primulina eburnea isolate SZY01 chromosome 16, ASM2296580v1, whole genome shotgun sequence contains the following:
- the LOC140817469 gene encoding abscisic acid 8'-hydroxylase CYP707A2-like isoform X2: MISSPEAAKVVLVSKSHLFKPTFPASKERMIGKQAIFFQQGEYHTKLRKLVLRAFMPESIKNIVSHIESLAVGSLESWEGKLITTYQEMKTYTFNVALISIFGKDEVLYREDLKRCYYILEKGYNSMPINVPGTLFYKAMKARKELDKILDKILSLRRQTKSDHVDLLESFMGEAVGLTDEQIADNIIGVIFAARDTTASVLTWILKFLAENPSVLQAVTEEQEAIMKYKEEKLLSWADTKKMPITTRVIQETLRVASILSFTFRETVEDVEFNGYLIPKGWKVLPLFRNIHHSPDNFQEPEKFDPSRFEVAPKPNSFMPFGSGTHSCPGNELAKLETLVLVHHLTTKYRWSTIYSEHGIQYGPFALPQDGLPIKLTRKIVGRKMVSNNFART
- the LOC140817469 gene encoding abscisic acid 8'-hydroxylase CYP707A2-like isoform X1, which encodes MGFISSCFLIVALVLISIFVLNHILKFLSSGTVQLPLPPGTMGWPYIGETLMLYSQNPNVFFASKVKKYGSIFKSHILGCPCVMISSPEAAKVVLVSKSHLFKPTFPASKERMIGKQAIFFQQGEYHTKLRKLVLRAFMPESIKNIVSHIESLAVGSLESWEGKLITTYQEMKTYTFNVALISIFGKDEVLYREDLKRCYYILEKGYNSMPINVPGTLFYKAMKARKELDKILDKILSLRRQTKSDHVDLLESFMGEAVGLTDEQIADNIIGVIFAARDTTASVLTWILKFLAENPSVLQAVTEEQEAIMKYKEEKLLSWADTKKMPITTRVIQETLRVASILSFTFRETVEDVEFNGYLIPKGWKVLPLFRNIHHSPDNFQEPEKFDPSRFEVAPKPNSFMPFGSGTHSCPGNELAKLETLVLVHHLTTKYRWSTIYSEHGIQYGPFALPQDGLPIKLTRKIVGRKMVSNNFART